A stretch of DNA from Bacillus sp. NP157:
GCAGCTTGCCGCATTGAGCATCACCGACATGAGGTGCCAGGTATCCGGCAACGCATGGCAGAAGCTATGGACGGCGGTTTCCGGGCTGGCCTTGAAGCCATCGGACACCGCGAAGTAAACCCCCGAGGTACCCAGGGACAGCATGGCCTGGCCGTTGTGGACGATGCCGACGCCGACGGCGCCCGCGGCGTTGTCGCCACCACCGGCGGCCACCGGCACGCTGTCCATGCCCCAGCGCTCGGCGAGCTCCTTGCGCAGCCGACCCGCCGACTGGCTGCCTTCGCGGACCTCGGGCATGTGCGAACGATCCAGCCCCGTGGCGGCAAGCATGGCGTCGCTCCACTGGCGCTTGCGCACGTCCAGCCAGAGCGTGCCCGCCGCATCGGAGGCGTCCGTCAGGTACTCGCCGGTGAGTTTCAGGCGCAGGTAATCCTTCGGCAGCAACACCCGCGCCACCTTCGCGAAGACCTCGGGCTCGTGCCGGCGGACCCACGCCAGCTTGGGCGCGGTGAAGCCCGGCATGGCAAGGTTGCCGGTGATCTCGCGGAAACCCGGGACCTTTTCCAGTTCCGCGCACTCGACGTCCGAACGACCGTCGTTCCAGAGGATGGCCGGGCGAAGGACCGTGTCGGATGCATCCAGCAGGGTGGCGCCGTGCATCTGGCCGGAAAGCCCGATCGCCGCCACGCGGCGGGCATCCACGCCCTTGAGCACGTCGCCCACCGCCGCTTCGGTCGCGGCCCACCATGCCGCGGGATCCTGCTCGGACCAGCGCGGGTGCGGATGCGACACCTGCAGCGGGCTCGACGCGCTGGCGCGTACGTCGCCCGCATCGTCGATGAGCACGGCCTTGACCGAGGACGTGCCCAGGTCGATGCCGAGGTAAAGATGCGCCGGTGCGTCCATGTCGGGTCTCATATCACCCATAGATATAGCGGTTGACGATGTTCTCCAGCAACTCCTGGTGGCCAGAAGCATGCTTCGGGTGCAGGTCGCGGGCGAGCGCTTCGTCGGATAGCGAAGCGAGCGTGAAGCCACCGTTGAGGATCTTCGCACCCAGCTCGGCATCCCAGCCCGCGTAGCGCTTTGCTTTCAGCTCGGCCAGGGTGTCTTTCTCGATCATCTTCACAGCCCGCTCAAGGCCAAGCGCCAGGGTGTCGATGGCACCGATGTGGCCATGGAACAGGTCTTCGGCGGCGTGGCTCTGGCGACGCACCTTGGTGTCGAAGTTGAAGCCGCCCGTGGTGAAACCACCAGCCTTGAGGACCTCGTAGGTGACCAGGGTCATTTCCTCGACACTGTTCGGGAACTGGTCGGTGTCCCAGCCGTTCTGCGGATCGCCGCGGTTGGCATCGATCGAGCCGAACAGGCCCAGGGCGATCGACGTCGCCACTTCGTGCTGGAACGAGTGACCTGCCAGCGTCGCGTGGTTGGCTTCGAGGTTGGTCTTCACTTCGTGCTCGAGGCCGAAGTCCTTGAGGAAGCCGTAGACCGTAGCGCTGTCGTAGTCGTACTGGTGCTTGGTCGGCTCCTGCGGCTTCGGCTCGATCAGGATCGTGCCCTTGAAGCCCAGCTTGTGCTTGTGCTCCACCACCATCTGGAAGAAGCGGCCGAGCTGCGCGCGCTCACGCTTGAGGTCCGTATTGAGCAGGGTTTCGTAGCCTTCGCGACCGCCCCAGAGCACGTAGTTCTCGCCGCCGAGGCGATGCGTGGCTTCCATCGCATGGCGCACCTGGGTAGCCGCATACGCAAACACTTCCGGCTGCGGATTCGTCGCGGCACCGGCGGCGTAGCGCGGATTGCTGAAGACGTTGGCGGTACCCCAGAGCAGCTTCACGCCGGTCTCGGCCTGCTTCTTCTCGAGCACGTCGACCATCGCCGCGAAGTTTTCGCGGTACTCGGCGAGGCTGTTGCCCTCGGGCGCCACGTCGGTGTCGTGGAAGGTGTAGAACGGCGTGCCAAGGCGGGTGAAGAAATCGAACGCCGCATCGGCTTTTTCGCGGGCCTTGCCCATCGGATCGCCGGCGCTTTGCCACGGACGGTCGAAGGTGCCGGCGCCGAACACGTCCGAACCCGGCCAGACAAACGTATGCCAGTAGCAGACGGCCAGGCGCAGATGCTCGGCCATGGTCTTGCCCAGCAGCTTGCGCCCGGCGTCGTAATGGTGGAACGCGAGCGGGTTGTCCGAGCCGGGGCCTTCGAAGACGACCCTGGGGATGGCCGAAAAGTACGACATAACGATTCCTTGACGATCGAGGGGACGAATCCCATCGATGCTCGTGATGCGCGGCCACAAGCGCAATTGCGATTTCCCGCGCGGCTTCCTGCGTTTTTCCTGCCGCGACGCGTCATGGCCTGTAAGCGCGTTCCCTGCTAGTTTTGTCGACCATGGCACCGCATCGCATCGCACTGCTGTTCAACGCCAACAAGGTCTATGACCGCCAGGTCATCGCAGGCATTGGGCATTACCTCAACAGCACCCGCGTCGAGTGGGATCTCTTCCTTGAAGAAGATTTCCGCAGCCGGATGCGCGATATCCATCAATTCAAGGGTGATGGCGTCATCGCGGACTTCGACGACCCGGAAGCCGCGTCCGCGCTGCACGAGCTGCATATCCCGGTGGTCGCCGTCGGCAGCTCCTACCACGACCCAAAGGCCTACCCCAGCGGCGTGCCATACATCGCCACCGATAACGATCGACTGGTCCGCCTTGCCTACGACCACCTGATCGAACAGGGCCTGTCGCGCTTCGCCTTCTACAGCATCCCACCGGCGCCAGGCAGCCGCTGGGCGCAGGAGCGCGAGCACGCGTTCCGCCAGATCGTCACGGCGGAGAACGTCGAGGGCCTCGTTTACGAGGGCTCGCCGACCAGCGCAGGCGGCTGGGGCGAGGCCGTCGAACACCTGGTGGAATGGCTGGGCGGTCTGCCCAAGCCGATCGGTGTCATCGCCGTGACCGACGCACGGGCGCGCCAGCTGCTGCAGGCCTGCGTGATCGGCGGGATCGCGGTGCCCGAACAGGTCGCGATCGTCGGCATCGACAACGATCCCATGGCGCAGTTGCTCAACCGCATTCCGTTGACCTCGGTGATCCAGGGTGCCGAAGAAATGGGTCGCACCGCGGCGCACGTGCTGCACCAGATGCTGCGCGGCATGGACTGCTCGACCACCCGCGTCGTGGTGCCCCCGGTGGGCATCAACGTGCAGGTATCCAGTCGCTTCCAGCCCATGCGCAGCCCGCACGTGATGCGCGCCAGCCACTACATCCGGCAATACGGCCTGCTCGGGATCAAGACCGAACAGGTCGCCGACTATGTCGGGGTTTCGCGCACGGTGCTGGAAGAACACTTCAAGCGCGAGCTGAAGCAGACCGTCCACCAGGCGATCCTGAAATACAAGCTCGACACGGCCTGCGACCTGATCGTCAACGGCGACACCACGCTGGCCGACATTGCCATCCGCTGCGGCTTCACCTCGCTGCAGTACATGTATGCGGTGTTCCGTCGCGAATACGACTGCACGCCGCGCCAATACCTTGAAACCCATCGAAAGGCCGCCGCGACCTGATCGCTGCCGGCACGGACCGCTTGCCCCCATGCCCATTTCCGAACCCACCGCCTGGGGCGCCCTGCCCGACGGACGCCCCCTGCATCGCTGGACCCTGCGCAACGCGCGTGGCGCGCAGGTCGACATCAGTGACCTGGGCGGCACCCTGCTCGCCTGGCAGGCCCCGGATCGCCAGGGCCGGCTCGGCGAGGTGCTGCTCGGCCACGCCGAGGCCAGCCAATATCTCGCCTCGGACGCCTTCATGGGTGGGATCGTCGGCCGCTGGGCGAACCGCATCCGCGACGGTCGCTTCCAGCTCGACGGAATCGACTACAAAGTCGACCGTAACGACGGCCCGAACCACCTGCATGGTGGCCATGACGGGTTCCATCGCCAGCGATGGGACGTCGAGGCGGAGGGGGAAACGCTGGTGCTCCGGCTGGTGTCCCCAGAGGGCGACGGCGGCTTCCCCGGCGAGGTGAGCGTCGAGCTTCGTGCGAGCCTCGGCGACGACGGCACGCTGGACCTGCAGTACGAGGCCGGCACGGATGCGCCGACCCCGCTCAATCTCACCGCCCACCCGTATTTCAACCTGAACGACCGCCGCGCGGATATCCGCGACCACCTGATCCGGATCGACGCGGACGCGTTCCTCGCCACCGACGCCGGGGCGATTCCGCAGGGCCGCCAGCCGGTCGCGGGCACGGCGTTCGATTTCCGCGAACCGGCCCCGATCGGCTCCCGCCTGCACTGGCCCGACCCGCAATTGCAGATGGCGGGGGGATTCGACCACTGCTACATCCCGCGCGCCGCGCCGGGCCAGGACCTGCGCGCGGTAGCGGTGGTGACGGAGCCCTCCAGCGGCCGCCGTCTCACGGTGGAGACGGACCGGCCAGGCCTCCAGTTCTACAGCGGCCAGAAACTGGCCGGCCAGCCGAACCGGTGCGGCGGCGTCTACGCGGCGTTCGCGGGCTTCGCCCTGGAGGCCCAGGCCTTCCCCGACCAGGTCAATGGCCCGGCCGCCAGCGAGGTGATCCTGCGGCCCGGCGAGGTCTATCGGCAGCGAACCCGCTACCGCATCGACGTCGCCTGACCCGCCCCGGGCGGGTTAAACTGGGCGGATGTCCCTAATCCAGATCCTCGGCCTCGACTTCAGTGTCGGCGGCCCCCTGTTGCTTGAACAGGTCGACCTCTCCCTCGACCTGGGTGAGCGCGTGTGCATTGTCGGCCGCAACGGCGCCGGCAAGTCCACCCTGATGAAGCTGATCGCCGGGGAGCTCAAGCCCGACGACGGCGAGATCCGCCTGCAGGGTGGTACCCGCGTGGCGCGGCTCACCCAGGAGGTGCCGCAAGACACCTCGGGCAGCGTATTCGACGTGGTCGCCGATGGCCTCGGCGAGCTCGGCCACCTGCTGGCCCGCTACCACCACCTGCTCGAAGAAGGCGACATGGACGCGCTCGGCGACGTCCAGTCCGAGATCGAAGCACACAACGCGTGGGACCTCGACACCCGCGTGCAGAACGTGATCGAGCGCCTCGAGCTGCCCGAGCATGCGGATTTCGCCGACCTCTCCGGCGGCATGAAGCGTCGCGTGCTGCTCGGCCAGGCGCTGGTCCGCGATCCGAACCTGCTGCTGCTCGACGAGCCGACCAACCACCTCGACATCGAAGCGATCGCCTGGCTCGAAGGCTTCCTGAAGAATTTCAGCGGCGCCATCGTGTTCATCACGCATGACCGTAGCTTCCTGCGCTCGCTTGCCACGCGCATCGTCGAGATCGATCGCGGTTCGGTCAGCAGCTGGCCGGGCGACTACGACAATTACCTGCGCCGCCGCGAAGAACGCCTGCACGCCGAAGCGCAGGCCAATGCGCACTTCGATCGCCGGCTGGCCCAGGAAGAAGTCTGGATCCGCCAGGGCATCAAGGCGCGCCGCACCCGCAACGAAGGCCGCGTACGCGCGCTGAAGGCGATGCGCAACGAGCGCCAGGAGCGTCGCGAGAAGTCCGGCAACGCGAAGATGACCATGGCCAACGCGCAGGCGTCCGGCCGCAAGGTGATCGACGCGAAGAACGTCACCCAGGCCTACGACGGCCGCACGCTGATCCGCGACTTCTCCGGCACCATCATGCGCGGCGACCGCGTCGGCATCATGGGTCCGAACGGCGCGGGCAAGTCCACGCTGCTGAAGATCCTGCTCGGCCAGCTGGCGCCGCAGGAAGGCACCGTGGTGCTCGGCACCGGGCTGGAAGTGGCTTACTTCGACCAGCATCGCATCGCGCTCGACGACCGCATGAACGCGCTGGACAACGTTGCCGAAGGCCGCGAGTACATCGAGCTCAACGGCCAGCGCAAGCACATCATCGGCTACCTGCAGGACTTCCTGTTCTCGCCGGAACGCGCACGCGCGCCGATCACCCGGCTGTCGGGCGGCGAGCGCAACCGCCTGCTGCTGGCAAAGCTGTTCGCGCAGCCGTCCAACCTGCTGGTGATGGACGAACCGACCAATGACCTCGACGTGGAAACGCTCGAGTTGCTCGAAGAGCTGCTTGGCGACTACACCGGCACGTTGCTGCTGGTCTCGCATGACCGTGACTTCATCGACAACGTGGTGACCAGCACCCTGGTGCTCGAAGGCGATGGCGAGATCGGCGAATACATCGGCGGCTACAGCGACTGGCTGCGCCAGAAGCCGATCGTGGCCGCGGCGAAGGCGGCGGCGAAGGCCGTCGCTGCACCGGCGCCTGCGCCCGCCCCGGCACCGGCCGTTGCGAAGAAGAAACTCTCGTTCAAGGAACAGCGCGAGCTCGACCTCCTGCCCGCGAAGCTCGAGCAGCTGGAAGCCGACATCGCCCGGCGCACCGAAGCGATGAACGACCCGAAGTACTTCCAGCAGGACGCGGCGACCATCTCGCGGGCCAACGACGAGCTGGCCCGGGTGCAGGCCGAGCTGGAAGCCGCGTTTGCCCGCTGGGAAGAGCTGGAAGGGTAAGCGCCACCGTTAGCCGGTGTTCTGCAGGCCCTGGGAGACGCCGTTCACGCAGGCAACCAGGGCATTGAGCAGGGCGTCGTCCTTGCCACCGGTGGCGCGCCAGCGCTTCAACAGGTCGACCTGGAGCAGGCTCATCGGGTCGACGTAGGGGTTGCGCAGGCGGATGGAGTTGGCGAGGCGCGGTTCGCGCTGGAGCAGCTCGCTCGCGCCCTTCAGCTTGAGCACCCAGCCCACCGTGCGCTCGAACTCTTCGCGCACCTTGGGGAAGAAGCGCTCGTGCAGCGGCCCGGCGAGCTCCGAGAAGGCCTCGGCGATGTCGATGTCGGCCTTGGCCAGCACCATTTCCACGTCGTCGAGCATGGTCGCGAAGAACGCCCATTCCTGGGCCATCCGGGCGAGGGTTTCCTCGCCGTGCTCGCGAGCGACCACGTCCAGCGCGCTGCCCAATCCATACCAGCCGGTGAGCACGGCGCGGCACTGCGTCCAGGAGAACACCCACGGGATCGCGCGCAGGTCTTCGACGCCCTTCATGCTGCGCCGGCGTGCCGGGCGCGAGCCGAGGGTCATGCGCTCGATGACGTCGATCGGCGTGGCGCCACGGAAATAATCCACGAAGCCATCCATGTCGACGAAGGCGCGGTAGGCCTTGCGGCTTTCGTCGGACAGCCGGGCCATGACGTCCTTCCAGCCCGACTCGCGCACTTCAGCGACGCGCGGCCGCAGCGATGCGCGCATGACCGCGCCGAGGGTCTGTTCGAGGTTGCGCACCGCGAGCGCGCGGATGCCGTACTTGCGGTGGATCACCTCACCCTGCTCGGTCACGCGCAATACGCCGGCGACCGAACCACGCGGCGACGCCATCAGCGCGGGCGTGATCCGCGAACCGCCACGGCTTGCCGAGCCACCGCGGCCATGGAAGAAGGCGATGCGGATGCCGGCTTTCGCCGCGACCTCCAGCAGTTCGACCTGGGCGCGCTGCAGGCTCCACTTCGAGGCCACCGTGCCGCCATCCTTGCCACTGTCGGAATAGCCGAGCATCACCCACTGGCGATCGCCACGCGCCTTCAGGTGCGCGCGGTAGACGGGGTCATCGATCAGGGCCTGCAGGGTTGCCGGGCCGCCCTTCAGGTCGTCGATGGTCTCGAACAGCGGCGCTACGTCGAGCGGCACGCGCCCCTCTTCCAGCAAGCCACCGCGGCGCGCGAGCGCCAGCACGGCAAGCACGTCGGCGGCGGTCTCGGCCATGCTGATGATGTAGAGCCCGGTTGCCTGGTGGCCGTAACGCTTGCGTGCGTCGGCCAGCGTCGCGAACACCTCGCGCAACGAGGTCGCTGCCTCGTTCGCGTCGCCGGCGACGAAGCTGCGTTCGCCCGCGGCGTAGGGACGCAGCGTCTTCGCACGCGCGTCGGCTTCGCGATCGGCCCAGCCACTGTCGTCCAGCAGGGCACCCAGTGCTTCGTCGTGCACGCGGGCATCCTGGCGCACGTCCAGCCGCGCGAGGTGGAAGCCGAACGTGCGGGCGCGCCAGAGCAGGCGACCCACGGCATACGCACCAGCGTGCTGCCCGCCGTTTTCCAGCAGGCTCTTCTCGACCAGCGCGATGTCGTCGACGAACTCGTCGGCCGACGCGTAGCCGTCGCCATCTTCCGCGAGCGTCGCCTCGAGGCGGGCCGCGACGAAGGCGAGGAACGAGCGGTATGGCATGTCGGCATGGCGCGGGCGGATCCGCGCCGCCGCTTCCGGCAGGCGGTCGCGATAGTGTTCGAGCCGGCGTTCGAGCTTGTCGTTGAGCTCGACCCGGTCGATGGTCTGGCTAAGCAGCCGACCGAGTTCGCCCAGCCCCTCGATGTAACGCTCGAGCACCAGCGACCGCTGTGCGGAAAGCGTGGCCGCGATGGTCTGCGCATTGACGTTGGGATTGCCGTCCATGTCGCCGCCGACCCAGGTAGCGAAGCGCAGCAGGCGTGGAATCGCCACGCCTTCGCCGTAATGCTCGACGATGGCCTGTTCCAGCGCTTCGTAAAGTGCCGGCAACACGCGGTAGATCGGCCGGGACACGTAGAAGCCGACGTGGTCGAACTCGTCCGACACGCTGGGCCGCACGGGCGAGGCTTCGGCGGTCTGCCAGCCAGCGGACAACGCCATCAGGATGCGCGCATCGTCGTCGCGCAATTCCTGCGGCGTCCGCGTCGGATCGAACTCGTCGACGAGGGCACGGACGATTTCCTGTTCCTTCTCGAGCAGCGAGCGGCGTACGGCCTCCGTCGGATGCGCGGTAAAGACCGGCTCGACATCCAGCTTGCCGAGCAACGCGCCCAGCTCCTCGCGCGTCACGCCTTCCGCCTTCAACTGGCCCAGCACCGCGGCCAGCGACTCCGGCTGCGCGCCCTTGCCCTCGCGCTGGTAATCGCGGCGACGACGGATCCGATGCACCCGCTCGGCGGTGTTCACCGCCTGGAAGTACGTCGCGAACGCGCGGGCCAGCGCCTCCGCGTCGGCCGCATCCAGCCCCGTGAGGCTCTCGGCGAGCGCATCCACCGCGGCCCCGCTACGGCGCCGATGGATCGCCGTGGTGCGCACCTGCTCCACCCGCTCGAAAAAGGCCTGTCCGCCCTGCTCGGCCAGCATCTGGCCCACCAGGGCACCAAGCCGCCGGACGTCCTCGCGCAGGGGGCCGTCGTGGGGAAGGAATTCGGGATCGCGCGTGGGTTGCATGAGGTCGCTCGCGTGCAGTGAGACTTCGAAGATAGCGAAAAAGGGTGAAGGAGCGGAGATGGGGGATGGGAAACGGGGGCGCGAGGGCCGACGATCGCCTGAGGTACGACCGCCGCTGTACTGGCGTTAACGCATCCGTGGGCTACCGGCGCCGTCAGTCGCTCGCCGGATAATCGCCCCCACTTCCCGCCTCCCGCCCCCATTCATCGCCCCATCGCAATTCCGCGATATAATCCCCGACTGTTCCGCCCGCCGAGGGGCGCTGCGACCGTAGGGGCTCCCCCGATGGCCAGGCTCGGCGCGGCTTCCCGCACAACGGCGCCCCCGTAACCATCCGGAGCTACGCCACCATGAACGCCGTCACCAAAGACACCGCGACGCAGGACTTCAAGGTCCGCGACATCTCCCTCGCCGCCCTCGGCCGCCGCCGCATCCGCATGGCGGAAGAAGAAATGCCGGGCCTGATGCAGATCCGCGCCCGTTATTCGAAGGAAAAGCCGCTCAAGGGCGTGCGCCTTTCCGGCTCGCTGCATGTCACCAAGGAAACCGCCGTGCTCGCCGAGACCCTGCGCGAGCTGGGTGCCTCGGTGCGTTGGGCGTCCTGCAACATCTTCTCCACCCAGGACGACGTGGCCGCGGCGCTTGCCGCTGGCGACCTGCCGGTGTTCGCCTGGAAGGGCGAGTCGCTGGAAGAGTACTGGGACTGCACGCTCGACATGCTGACCCATCCGGGTGAACTCGGCCCGCAGCTGATCGTGGACGACGGTGGCGACGCCACCCTGTTCATCCACAAGGGCGTGGAGCTCGAAGACGGCAGCGACTGGGTTAATACCCCGAGCGGCAACCACGAAGAGCAGGTCATCAAGGACCTGGTCAAGAAGACCGCCGCCGCGCGCCCGGGCTGGTTCAAGAAGATCGCCGCCGAATGGAGGGGCGTGTCGGAAGAGACCACCACCGGCGTCCATCGCCTGTACCAGCTCGCCGAAGCCGGCAAGCTGCTGGTCCCGGCCATCAACGTCAACGACTCGGTCACCAAGTCGAAGTTCGACAACCTCTACGGCTGCCGCGAATCGCTCGCCGACGGCATCAAGCGCGCGACCGACCTGATGGTCGCGGGCAAGGTCGCCGTCGTCTGCGGTTATGGCGACGTGGGCAAGGGCTGCGCGCATTCGCTGAAGGGCTTCGGTGCCCGCGTGATCGTCACGGAAATCGATCCGATCAACGCCCTGCAGGCGGCGATGGAAGGCTTCCAGGTCACCACGATCGAAGACACACTCGGCCTCGGCGACATCTATGTGACCACCACGGGCAACAAGGACATCATCACGCTGGAACACATGGCGAAGATGAAGAACAACGCCCTGGTCTGCAACATCGGCCACTTCGACAACGAGATCCAGATGGACCGCCTGAACGGCGCGAAGGATGTCACCCGCGAGAACATCAAGCCGCAGGTCGATCGCTACACCTTCGCCACCGGCAACAGCATCTACATGCTGGCCGAAGGCCGCCTGGTCAATCTCGGCTGCGCCCATGGCCATCCGAGCTTCGTCATGTCGAACAGCTTCTCGAACCAGACCCTCGCCCAGCTCGACCTGTGGGCGAACAAGGACAAGTACGAGAACACGGTGTACCGCCTGCCGAAGAAGCTCGACGAAGAAGTCGCCCGCCTGCACCTCGAGCAGATCGGCGTGAAGCTGACCGTGCTCACCAAGGACCAGGCCGACTACATCGGCGTGCCGGTGGAAGGCCCGTACAAGCCGGATCATTACCGCTACTAAGCAGCGGCTTCGCTGACTGTGTAGGTCGCGCGCAGGCGCGCTCCTACAGGGAACCAAGGCGCCACCCTCACGGGTGGCGCTTTTTTTATGGCGCCTTGTTAGCCTGGGATGCACCAGGCTCGCGACGACTCAGGGTCATCGTGTCGACGCCCTGCACTTCGGTGGAGTTGATGTTGAATTGCGAGAGGACGTTGACGCCCAGCAGCAGTGCGCAATCCCGGCATGCGAGTGCCTTCACGTTCTCAAGATCGAAAGCACCGACGTGCAGATGCTCGATGACCACTTCGCGGGCGACGGTGCTGTGTCCATCGGCCAGGCGGATGGTTACCTGGCCGCGGGTCACGCGGTAAGGCACCTTGGAATCGGCGAGGAAAATGTCGTCCACGGCCGTGGTCGTTGCGCCGGTGTCGACGACGAAGGCTTCGGTCGGACCTTTCCCGGCCTGCACCGGTGCGTAGTACGTGTTGTCCAGCTTCACGAGGCGGAGCTGTACAAGCTCGCCCTGCGTCGCCGCGCCGTCGTCGGGTAGCGATTCGATGGCGACGCGCTGGCCGGTGAAGTACGCATCGTGCCCGAGCGCATCCAGGTGCTGGTCGAATTCGGTGAGCAGGGCCAGCGCTTCGTGGCGACGATGCTGCCGAACCAGGAGCTTGGCGAGATTGCCGCGCACGTCGACCAGCGATGGCACGAGCTTCAGCGTCTTGTACGACCAGTCGATCGCTTCGTCGGTGCGGCCGACCTTTGCCAGGCTGTCCGCGTAGCCAGCGAACACATCGTAGGTGCCCACGCCATCGGCGAGCACCTGTTGGTACACCGCGATGGCCTCCTTGTCCTTGCCTTCCTGGTTGAGCACGAACGCCAGCGTTCCAAGCCCCTTGTCGTCGGTCGGGCGCAGTTTCACGTAGGCCTGCACCGCAGCTTCGGCGCACGGAAGGTCGGCTTTCCGCGCACAGTCGATGTACCGCTGCATGAGTTCGGGCGCCGTGGTCGGCAACGGCGCGCTCGTGGCGACCGTCGTCTCGCCGCCTTCCTTCGAACACGCGCACGCCAGCGCGACCGCGAGGCACAGTGCCCCGGCACGGATCTTCGTCAACACCACATTGCCCCCTGTCCCTTGTATGCCGGCCGCCGCGTGGCGCCTGGCGGGCCCTGTCTGGCCCGCGCACAGGATGCTACGGGGCGGGGCTTACTTCAACGTCAGCGCACGCTGGTAAGCGTCGACTGTTCGAAGTCGATCGGCTTGCCGTCTTCGCCACACAGGTGGCCGGCGAGGTCGGCGCGCAGCACCTGGTCGCCGAAGCGGACTTCAACGCGCGCGGGGTCGACGCAGCGGCTCTTGTCGAAGACCTCCCCCGACACCCAGCGCAGGGAAGCCTGCGCGCTGGCACCGGGTTCCAGCCGCACCGGCACGACGGCCGGGCCAGGATGCATGCCGACCGGCGCCTTGCGTGCCGCCGGCAGCACCGCGCCCTGGGCGTCCTTCAACGACACCATCGGCAGGCCGGGCACGGTG
This window harbors:
- the ahcY gene encoding adenosylhomocysteinase, with the translated sequence MNAVTKDTATQDFKVRDISLAALGRRRIRMAEEEMPGLMQIRARYSKEKPLKGVRLSGSLHVTKETAVLAETLRELGASVRWASCNIFSTQDDVAAALAAGDLPVFAWKGESLEEYWDCTLDMLTHPGELGPQLIVDDGGDATLFIHKGVELEDGSDWVNTPSGNHEEQVIKDLVKKTAAARPGWFKKIAAEWRGVSEETTTGVHRLYQLAEAGKLLVPAINVNDSVTKSKFDNLYGCRESLADGIKRATDLMVAGKVAVVCGYGDVGKGCAHSLKGFGARVIVTEIDPINALQAAMEGFQVTTIEDTLGLGDIYVTTTGNKDIITLEHMAKMKNNALVCNIGHFDNEIQMDRLNGAKDVTRENIKPQVDRYTFATGNSIYMLAEGRLVNLGCAHGHPSFVMSNSFSNQTLAQLDLWANKDKYENTVYRLPKKLDEEVARLHLEQIGVKLTVLTKDQADYIGVPVEGPYKPDHYRY
- a CDS encoding retroviral-like aspartic protease family protein produces the protein MLTKIRAGALCLAVALACACSKEGGETTVATSAPLPTTAPELMQRYIDCARKADLPCAEAAVQAYVKLRPTDDKGLGTLAFVLNQEGKDKEAIAVYQQVLADGVGTYDVFAGYADSLAKVGRTDEAIDWSYKTLKLVPSLVDVRGNLAKLLVRQHRRHEALALLTEFDQHLDALGHDAYFTGQRVAIESLPDDGAATQGELVQLRLVKLDNTYYAPVQAGKGPTEAFVVDTGATTTAVDDIFLADSKVPYRVTRGQVTIRLADGHSTVAREVVIEHLHVGAFDLENVKALACRDCALLLGVNVLSQFNINSTEVQGVDTMTLSRREPGASQANKAP
- a CDS encoding DUF4232 domain-containing protein, producing the protein MPVFTPVVAPCTAGMLSLATDGRDGDLDGMSHGGSYLVVTNKAGKACTVPGLPMVSLKDAQGAVLPAARKAPVGMHPGPAVVPVRLEPGASAQASLRWVSGEVFDKSRCVDPARVEVRFGDQVLRADLAGHLCGEDGKPIDFEQSTLTSVR